GATGAATACATCTTGAACTACTAGGTGTTGCAAAATTCCTAGTTATGGTTGGGGCTGGCTTATTCCACCACATTTTTGCATAAGTATTGCAGTAGCCTGACTTTGGTTGCAATTCCAAAGGCAAAGAATCTTTACCTTCACCATCTTTAAGAGTTTGCATTATTTTAATGAGATTTATATTGTTTTTTGGACTAGAATGTTCTTTTAAAATTTCACTTTTTCGCACAAAGGACAAAAAAGTATTATTAGGATCAAATCTATAGCCTTTATTGTTTCCATTTTCTCCGCTTTGAATAAAAGGCAAATCATCTAAAGCTTCTTTTAGACTTACAAAATTATCATGTGTTTTTTGCGGAAAAATGAAACTTCCATAATGCACATCTTTCCTAATGCCAACAACAATCAATCTTTCTCTAATCTGGGGCACTCCATAAAAAGCTGCATTTAAAACACTATAATTAATAACATAATTTAAATTTTTAAATTGAGAGCAAATATATTCAAATAATTTCCCTTTTTGCATTGAAAGCAAGCCTGTTACATTTTCAAAAATAAAAATTTTTGGCTGAAGTATTTTTAACACTCTTAGATATTCTTGAAATAAATTTGCTCGTTCGTCCATTTTTCTTTTGCCTAAAGTAGAATAGCTTTGACAAGGAGGACCACCCAAAAGCAGATCTATCTTGCCAAAATTCAACATTTCTGCTTCGCTAAGTTTGCTAATATTTTTATGATAAATTTTTGTATTTGGATGATTTAAAGCATAGCTTTTTATCGTATCTTTATCAATATCGTTTGCGAAAACCATATCAAAAAAAGAGTTTGTTGAAAAACCATAGCTAAGACCACCAGCTCCACAAAAAATATCAGCAACTTTCATATCACCCCTTTAGAGCTGGCTAAATTTTCGCTTTCTATTTTTACTGCCATTTTCAAGGCTTTTGCAAAGGCTTTGAAAAGTCCTTCGGCTTTATGATGATCGTTTTTACCTTTGACTTTTAAATGCAAACTTACTCCCATGGAGTAGCTTAGTGAATAAAAGAAGTGTTCTATCATTTCTGTGCTTAACTCGCCTAATTTTTCTTTTTTAAATTTAGCTTTATAGACTAAATGTGGGCGGTTGCAAAAATCCATCGCACAACTTGCCAAACACTCATCCATAGGTAAAACAAAACCATATCTTGCTATGCCTATTTTATCACCTAAGGCTTTTTTTATGGCACTTCCTAAGGCTAAAGCTACATCTTCAACGCTGTGGTGCTCATCAATCTCCAAATCGCCCTTGCAAGAAATTTCAAGTCCTATCCCACCATGCACTGCGATTTGTTCAAGCATATGATCAAAAAATGGCACTCCTGTATCAATAGCTATTTTGCCACCATTTAAACACACTTTAACGCTGATATTTGTTTCTTTAGTGACACGTGAAGTGCTTGCAGTGCGAAAAGAATTTAAAATCTCTTGCTCTATTTCTTTCCAACTCAAATCGCCATATTTTAAACCACAAATACCCAAATTTGAAGCTAAGATCATATCAGTATCACGATCACCTATGACAAAACTTTGTTCTTTATCATATAAATTATGCTTAATATAATCATCAAGCATTGCGGTTTTTGGCTTTCTGCACTCGCAATTTTCATTTTCAAAATGCGGACAAATGAAAATATCTTTAAACACAATTTCACAACTTTGCAAAATATCTAGCATTTTTTGATGTGCTATTTCAAAACTCTCCTTAGGAAAACTTTGTGTTCCAAGGCCGTCTTGATTTGAAACAAGCACAAATTTAAAACCAAAATTTTTAAGTTTTAAAAGCACAGGAATAGCATCTTTTTCAAAGCGAAGTTTTTCAAGACTATCGATTTGAAAATCGCTTTTTGGCTCTTCTATGATCGTGCCATCTCTATCGATA
This genomic interval from Campylobacter sp. CCS1377 contains the following:
- the hisB gene encoding bifunctional histidinol-phosphatase/imidazoleglycerol-phosphate dehydratase HisB is translated as MSEKILFIDRDGTIIEEPKSDFQIDSLEKLRFEKDAIPVLLKLKNFGFKFVLVSNQDGLGTQSFPKESFEIAHQKMLDILQSCEIVFKDIFICPHFENENCECRKPKTAMLDDYIKHNLYDKEQSFVIGDRDTDMILASNLGICGLKYGDLSWKEIEQEILNSFRTASTSRVTKETNISVKVCLNGGKIAIDTGVPFFDHMLEQIAVHGGIGLEISCKGDLEIDEHHSVEDVALALGSAIKKALGDKIGIARYGFVLPMDECLASCAMDFCNRPHLVYKAKFKKEKLGELSTEMIEHFFYSLSYSMGVSLHLKVKGKNDHHKAEGLFKAFAKALKMAVKIESENLASSKGVI
- a CDS encoding DNA cytosine methyltransferase encodes the protein MKVADIFCGAGGLSYGFSTNSFFDMVFANDIDKDTIKSYALNHPNTKIYHKNISKLSEAEMLNFGKIDLLLGGPPCQSYSTLGKRKMDERANLFQEYLRVLKILQPKIFIFENVTGLLSMQKGKLFEYICSQFKNLNYVINYSVLNAAFYGVPQIRERLIVVGIRKDVHYGSFIFPQKTHDNFVSLKEALDDLPFIQSGENGNNKGYRFDPNNTFLSFVRKSEILKEHSSPKNNINLIKIMQTLKDGEGKDSLPLELQPKSGYCNTYAKMWWNKPAPTITRNFATPSSSRCIHPRDSRALSIREGVRLQSFPDDYIFYGSDTSKKLQIGNAVPPLLSIALANAVKNYILQGRLNVS